The Desulfovibrio fairfieldensis sequence CGGATTCATGACCGCTGAAGGGAAAAGAAAAAATTTCGGGGTCACGCAGCAGCACGCGCAAGGGGGGAGCGGGATCGGATGCCAGCTTTTCCGCCATGACGGACAAGGCCCGGCAGGCGGCCTTTGCGGTCTGAAAGGAAAAAATATCCGTGGCATAGGTCAGGTAGAGGGTATGTCCTTTCGTCCCGGGCTCGACAAGCAGCTCCATATCCAGGTGGGTCGAGTTTGAGGGAACAAAGATGGAGCGCAGTTCAAGACCTGCGGGCAGATTGCGCGGCATAGGCGCGTTCTGGTAGGTGAGGGCCGCCTGGTATACAGGGTTGCGGCTTATGTCGAGGTTCTGTCCCAGGCCATCGGCGATAAACTGGAAGGGCAACCCGGCGTGCTCAAGGGAGAGCAGCACGCTTTGCCGGATGTTCCGGAGGTGGGAGATAAAGTTCGCGTCGGAGTTAATATCCGTCCTGACCACAAGATTGTTCAGAAAAAATCCTACCATCCGCTCTGTCAGCGGATGTTCCCTGCCGGATATGGAACTGCCGACGGCAAAGGAGGACTGTCCGGACATGCGGCCCAAGATAAGGGCGTATATTGCCAGCCAGGCCATGAAGGGGGTGGCTCCATGCCGGTGGGCCAGTGCGTCGATGGCGGAACTGACTTTGTGCGGTACGGAAAAGGAAAGGGTATGCCCCTTGAAGCTCTGCACGTCGGGCCGGGGGAAATCTGGGCGCACTTCCAGGCTGGGCAGATCGTCCAGGTGCTTTTTCCACCAATCTCTTTCCTGCCGGGCATGCGGCCCGTCCATGCCGGCCCGCTGCCATTGGGCGAAGCGCGCATAGCTTGGCGGTTTCGGCAGGTCCGGGACGTTTCCCGTGCATATGCCTTCGTAGACAGCGAAAAGTTCATCAAGAAAGACAGCCAGCGACCAGCCGTCAAAAATAATATGATGAAACGTATAAAGCAGTGTATTGCTGGTATCCTCAAGTTGATAGAGCGTGCCGCGCGCCAGGGGGCCGGAAGCCAGGGAAAAACCGGTCGCAGCTTCTTTTTTCATGGCTTCCCGAAGCGTTTTTTGCCGCTGTGCGCGGTCGGAGGCACGCATGTCGACCATGCGCAGGGCGCATTGTTCCGCATCAATATGCTTCAGTTCCGGCGTGCCGTCCGGCGTGGCGGGGAAGACACTTGTGAGGCATTCATGCCTGGCAATGACCGCAAGCCATGCCTGCCGGAAAGCCCTATGATTCAAGCTTCCTGTAATTTCAAGGCCGAATGGGATATTGTAGAAAGGATTTTCCGGGGAGAGACGATCCATGAACCAGAGGCGCTCCTGAGCAAGGGAAAGCCCGTTTGCGCCTTCATTCTCCGGGATCATTTCCCACGGCGGCGCATCATGCGATTCGGCCGGACCTTTTTCAGCGGCGGCCTGCTTTTGAGGGTAGATGGAAGCCGCGAGGGCAGCCAGTTCCTCAAGGGACAGAGCCCGCAGATTTTTCCCGGATATGGCCACGTTGAACCTCCATGGCGGGAAGGAAAGCGTCGTTGACAGGAACCCGCCGGACGGGAAGTCCGGCGGGTCTCCAATACGGTTAGAAGCGGTAGGCCAGTTCCACGCCGAAGGTCTGCGGAGGCGCCATGACGCCTATGGACGTTGTGGATGCATAGGACTGAAGGTAACGCGTACCGAAAATATTTTTTCCGTACAGATAGATGTCGAAGTTGTCCCCTTCATATCCGAGACGCGCGTTGAAGACGGTTACGGGATCACGGTAATAGTCATTGGCGTCATCCCAGTAGAGCTTGTCGGCATAGATGGCTTCCATGCGGGCGAAGACTCCTGAGGAATGCCTGTACTGCAACCCGGCGGTGCCGGAAAAGGTCGGCGTGTAGGGAATGCGCTTGCCGTCATAGGAGACGTCCTTGCCGGTCGTGGTATCCATGGTGCTGTAGTCGTCATACTGCGCATAGGTATAGCCGCCGCTCAGATCGAATTCGAGGCCTTCGAGTATCCTCCAGGTAAGGTCCAGTTCTGCGCCGTAGCTGGAAGCCCTGCCGGCGTTTCTCGCCACATACGCGGCAAGGGTGGGGTTGTATTCCATGATCTGGAGATTTTCGAAGGTCGAGTAAAACAAGCTCAGATTTGCCAGGAATTTGTTGTCAAACCAGCCGGTTTTGGCGCCGATTTCATAGTTCCAGGCGGTCTGGGAATCGTAGGTGAGCTCGGTCGGCGTGGAAGCACCGTAGTTGAAGCCGCCGGGCACGGCACTGCGGCTCACGCCCGCGTAGATCATGTCGCTGGGGTTTATCTGCCAGGTGAGCGCAAAACGGGGCAGCAGCTCGCTCCAGCTCTTGTCCGGGCTGGTCTCCATGGGTTTGGAACCGAAAAGCGCCTGCATGTCGCTGTTGGGTTCATATTTGATGGTGGCGGACTTGTAGGCGTTATACCAGCGCAGTCCGGCGATGGCATGGATCGATTCCGTAAGCGGAATGTCAATCTGACCGAAGGGCGCTATTTCCTGGGTGGTCTGCTTGAAGGGCTGATTCAGTGATATGTTGTCGAAACCATACATGGGCATGTAATTGGCGTAGATGTTTTTGATGTCCAGGTCGGTATAACTTCCGTACAGTCCGAGCAGCCACTGCACCTTACTGTCTTCGGGGGAATTGAGCCGGAATTCCTGCGTGACTTCTTTGCGCACGATGTTGCGGCCGGAGGTGTCCGCCATGGGCATCACCGGGTTGAGATATGCCTGGAAGTCTATGGTTTCAGTGCGATAGGTCGTTACGGAGTTGAAGGTCATGAAATCCATGTCCACCGAGGCGGTCAGGGCCAGATTCAGGGTGTCGCTGTCGGAGTAGTCCTTGTTGGTGGAAAAGGAGTCCAGAGTCGGTTCGTCTCCCTTGATGTAGGCGGGTCGTTCGCGCGAGCGGGTGTAGTCGCCGTGCAGGGAAATATCAACCTGCTTTGTAGGCGTGAGGCGAAGCGTTCCCTTGAACCTGTCTTTCTGACTGGTATTGCTTCTGTCGCGGCCCGAGACGTCCATGTAGCCTTCCGACTGATCATGCATGGCGGACAGGGAGATATAGAACAGGTCTTCTTTCAGAGGGCCGCTCACGGTTCCGCCGAGGGCGTAGCCCTCATACGATTCGGCGCGGGTAAAGACCTTCCCCCTGATAGTATTGTCCGGTTTTTTGGAGATGACGTTGATAATACCGCCGAAGGAATTTTTGCCGTACATGACGCTCTGCGGGCCTCGCAGCACTTCGACCCGTTCGATGTCCAGAAGAGAGGCGTCCATGTTCATAAAAGTGTCCGCGGGAACGCCGTCCACATAGATCACCAGTGGGTTGGTTTCCGTGGGGATGACCGTGGGCGCGCCGCGAAAGGACATATAGTTCATGCCGCCCATGCCCCGGTTGACGGAGAGGTTGGGTACGCGCCGCAACACGTCGTCAATCTTGGTGACGCCCTTGTCGTCAAGCTGTTGTGAATCCAGCACGGTCAAGGTCATGGGCGTCTTCTGTACCTCGGTTTTTCTTTTATCCACCGTCACGATAACCGGCGGCAGTCCGTACGGCGTGGCATTATTGGTTTTTGCCTCATCCGTGCCCGAGCTTTGCCGGGGTTCTTTGGCGTCGTCTTCCTCCGCCATGGCGACGACTGGCGCAGCGCACAGGCATGCGGTGATCATAAGGTACAGGCAGTAGTTGCCAAGTTTGCTCTTGGCTGGCGACATGGGTTCCTCCTTGGAAATAAAAATGAATTTCTTTTTCAATTGGACGACGTGCGTCCACCCCCAATACGTGTGTTTGGGCGCGGAACTGCCCAAACACACGTCAACTTGTTCAAGGATATGGATAGCAATACAAAAAAGCACCCCCGGAAATGTAAAAAAATTATCCTATTGCGCTTCGGGATTGGGAAGCCATCCCTCCTTGAGCATAACGCTGTGGTATTTTTTAAAAAGTTCAAAGGAAAACGGAGGAATTTTCGGTGCGGCCATGCCGAGGGTGTTGCTCATGTCGATGCGCAGGGGCTTTATGCTGTCGCCGCCGTCCTGCCTGACCATGGAAAGCAGTATTCGCAGATTGTCGTCATTGCTGCCTTCCGCCTCCCGATTGAGATGCCGTACCCAGTCC is a genomic window containing:
- a CDS encoding TonB-dependent receptor, which translates into the protein MSPAKSKLGNYCLYLMITACLCAAPVVAMAEEDDAKEPRQSSGTDEAKTNNATPYGLPPVIVTVDKRKTEVQKTPMTLTVLDSQQLDDKGVTKIDDVLRRVPNLSVNRGMGGMNYMSFRGAPTVIPTETNPLVIYVDGVPADTFMNMDASLLDIERVEVLRGPQSVMYGKNSFGGIINVISKKPDNTIRGKVFTRAESYEGYALGGTVSGPLKEDLFYISLSAMHDQSEGYMDVSGRDRSNTSQKDRFKGTLRLTPTKQVDISLHGDYTRSRERPAYIKGDEPTLDSFSTNKDYSDSDTLNLALTASVDMDFMTFNSVTTYRTETIDFQAYLNPVMPMADTSGRNIVRKEVTQEFRLNSPEDSKVQWLLGLYGSYTDLDIKNIYANYMPMYGFDNISLNQPFKQTTQEIAPFGQIDIPLTESIHAIAGLRWYNAYKSATIKYEPNSDMQALFGSKPMETSPDKSWSELLPRFALTWQINPSDMIYAGVSRSAVPGGFNYGASTPTELTYDSQTAWNYEIGAKTGWFDNKFLANLSLFYSTFENLQIMEYNPTLAAYVARNAGRASSYGAELDLTWRILEGLEFDLSGGYTYAQYDDYSTMDTTTGKDVSYDGKRIPYTPTFSGTAGLQYRHSSGVFARMEAIYADKLYWDDANDYYRDPVTVFNARLGYEGDNFDIYLYGKNIFGTRYLQSYASTTSIGVMAPPQTFGVELAYRF